The Capsicum annuum cultivar UCD-10X-F1 chromosome 3, UCD10Xv1.1, whole genome shotgun sequence genomic sequence ATTGTTGGACAAGTAAGACGATTGAGTAATGAACAGGGACAAAGTACATGGAAGTTACGTCAATTGGAGGATAGGTCAAGTAGGGCAGGGCTGACGGCCCTTCCCCCGCGACCCGCTTGGCTGCTTTCCACTTCTTGAATCGTGAAAATTGCCATTGCTTCTTTTCTTTTAGGTCCCATTATTTGGCTTTACGATTTTCTACTAAACCATGGCATGTGATTCAATAAATATACCAAATATTCTTCCACTAAATTATATGTAGTCATTTTCAAGAAATATAAAGTTAGGTTATCGGCATTTATCATTCACatgtaataatatattttttctctcaaattatctgtcgtaatttttataaataattatcttaaataatttgtcattttaaaagtttaatacaatttttttttaatttaccttTAGTAGTTATTGTTCTTAAAGATTATTAACACCTCGATTATAGGATAATGTTATAATTGTTCAAAtatcaatcaaaaataaaataattgttttaaGAAAGATATTCTCTTAATTAGTTAGTACTCCTTAAAATATGAATTCAGAATCAAAATATGACCTGCAACTAAAAAAAGAATCAAAGTATGTCATattaaaaaaagtacaaaaataggttttgtgcacttaataagtgcacaatttctttatattttgacaacaagttcattcacggcgtcagTGAAAGTCAAACTTATCCATTTTTTTATGGATacaatgcattttttttttattgattatacacttattaagtgcacaatgtTTATTAATAGAATTGTGTTTCACGTGCCACTAAAGATTGTGCACTTTTTCAACATCATTAATAAATAgattgtgcactaaataagtgcacagtttattttttttatggattgtgaACTTATTTAGcgcacaatttatttatttttactgtCACTTTTTTGTAAAAttgtgtatttttttaataaataaatggatcGTGCATTAAAATAGTgcacaatattttaaaaaaaatgaattgtaCACTAAAAAAGtgcataatccataaataaaTGATCTGTGCACTAAAAAAGTGCACTTTGTATGCACATTATCCTGTTCACTTTCTTCAACAgtcctttaaaatttttatataaaggGAAAACATGGTCTTCTTCACTGcaacaacttcaacttcaacttttTTTATAGTTCAGATAAATTTTTGTTCATTTGAGTCTTAGAGAATGAAAAGTGAACGCATCAAAGTTGCACTTTTTTGGGACGGTGAAATTATTCATAAGGGtaatacaatatattatagtatttcTCCCAAATGCAACGTCAAATATCCAATTTCTATTGGTTATCAACAATTTGTTGATTCAATTTTTAGaaggatgaaaattaaaagtgatgattatgatttatttataatCGGACAATATCCAAATTTCTTCTCCTCAAATGGTCTGGTAAATTATGGAGAATGGATTATCAATGACGATGAGTCATTGACTGAATTTTTAAGGGTTCTTTCTAATTATGCCAGCCAAATAAAGTTAAATATTCTTCAAGTTTATGTTAAGAAGGCGCGGACGAGTCGTCATGCGCACTCTCCTGCATAAACAAATGTCTATACACAACTTGAGAATCCAACTAGTATTGGTGATGCTCGGTTAAGTCAATATAGCAATTTTTTTGACATGAACGTTTCTCAAAACTACATGTCGGGTAACGTACTGACACAAACTTCAGTACCTGATTTGAATGAAACTTTGAACCAAAGTGACTGGTAATGTCGATGAATTCATTTTATTAttagtaatatttattttgattgctTTGTGTTTATTTGTTATGtcatattattgttgtatttttttcaGGGGATTAACTCTTGGTGAGACGAATAGTGATGAATTTTTGCAGCAAGATTATAATTATGGCCAATCATCACAGCTTGATTGGGTGGACAATGCTGGAACATCTTCAAATATTCCTTTTTCATTGAATCTTGATGTTGCCGAGTATTATTGGTAGGTAAaatatagttgttattatatttatttatatttgtaacatatattaaaaatattaaatattaaaaaatacagGAATAATGTATCGCGAGATGAGCATATTATTCCTGAAGATATTGAAAATGGCGATCAAGCAAATTATGACGAATTGTCACAAAGTGATTATAGTGCACCTAATAATGTCGATGGAGGTGAATGTCCCTATGGCTCGTTATCGAGTGATGAAGGTGTGAGGTTCAATTCTGGACAAAGATCCATGTTCATGAGCCCTTATCCTGAACAAGAATCAATTCCACAAACATCAATGCAAATGTCGACACCAATGTCACAATCAAATAATAGACCCCATTTTTATTCTaatgaaattttatttcttgATCATTTTCAAGAAGGACCCGATGTGTTTATGGATAAGCGTGAAAATAATTTTGTCCCTATAAGTGTGTGGCGTGAACCGACTGAttttttaaatgttgatttttatctttctagCCAGATGTTGTTCAAGTCAGAAAAAAATTTGCAACAGGCAGTTAAACTATATCATATTAAAGAAGGAAGGGAGTTTTTTGTTGTTAAGTTTGGAAAGAATGTCTTCAGAATTTGTTGCAAACGTGTAGATCAAGGTTGTTCTTTCAAACTTTGTGCTACCAAGGAGAGTAGTAATAACTTGTGGAGGATTGACAAATGTATTGGCGAACAGACTTATAATATGGGTGATTGTCATAGAGGTCACAATAATTTGGATATAGACATGATTGCAACTGTTCCCGTACAGTATATTGAAAAGACACCGAGGTAGTACTTTTTATCGACTGCGCTTGACTATACAAATCagtagttatatttttaattataattattaaaaataatttattacagGTATCCTATCAAAGATTGTCAAATGTCCATTCTTAATAAGTTCCGCAAAAGAATTAGTCGACGAAAGGCGTTTCTTGGACGAAAGTGTGCATTTGAACAAGTCTATGAAAATTGGGAGGCCTCATTTCATGAATTACTAAGGTTCATTGCTGCTATGAAATATTTCAATTCAGATTTTGTCGACGAATGGCGATTCGAACGACATGAGGGAGATGATGGACGTGTTTTTAActatgtgttttggatgtttgAGCCATGTGTCGATGGTTTTCGTTATTATCGGTCGGTGATATTGATAGATGGAACACATGTATATGGTAAGATGACATAAAGTTGTTAATTGTGGTAGGTACGGATGgcaatgactttattttttcattaggTTTTGCAATAGCAGCGAATGAAAGCTTTGATACATGGACTAAGTTGTTGAGCGATTTGCATCGGCATGTCGTATGTGAGCGTCAAGGTATTACGTTGATATTTGACAGACATCACGATATACCTGAAAGTGTCTTTGCAGAGCGTAACAGGCAAGATTTTTTTACCTATCACTGTAATTGTCTACGACACTTGAAGGCCAATTATCAGAGAGCATACAAAAGTATCCAGCTGAACAACCTACTATGGGCCACTGCAACAACAACGTAGGAGAAAAAGTTCTTGTTACAAATAGAGTTGATCAAGGGGACACACTTGCCAGCATATGAGTGGTTAATGAAGCTCGACTTAGAAAAATGGACTATGTACAAGGATGGTGGAAGGAGATGGGGCATGCTCACAATGAACAGCTCTGAATCATTTAATGGACTGCTAAAGTACGCTAGAGGCCTACCAGTGATCGTAATGGTCAAATTATCCTACAACATGGTTGTAGATCATTTTGTTCAGAGATTGAAGTATGCAAAATAACTCTCGATTGAGAAACAAAAATGGATGCCGAactcatttaaaaaaattgaggaaTACAGGAAAAAAACATCGATGCACAGTATTCAAAATTATCTAGTGGcagataatatatttgaaatcagGACATTCAACTCCCATCATGGAAAAGGTAATAATAAGCAAATTGCTAATGAGAAACAACGAATATGTACGTGTGGTAAATGGCAATCAAATTATTTTCCATGTTCTCACGCCATTAGGGTGTTTGAATTTGTGGAAATCCTGCATCGAATTATATTTCATTTGAATTCTCTGTGGCGTGGTACAAAAGATCTTACTCTGGCCAGTTTATTTCACTTGGTGACGAGgactattggtcagaaagttcgTTTTTCATgattgtaaataaaaaatttttgAGCAAAGTTAAGGTCACGTCCATCACACGTACTCCCAATGAAATGAATGTTTCACAAAGTAGTCTCTCTAAAAAATGCTCTACTTGCAAATAACCAGGACATGATAAGCACAATTGTTTATCGAAAGAGCGTAATGCTAATGCATAAGGGGCAACAAATAACTTTGGTGGTGCTAGTACTTTTAGGAAATAATTTTAAGTGTATGtcttattatgaattattttatatgttattgtATTACTTATTTGCATGTCAATGAATGGTGTTAGTGTTTTATTGTGAgatgaaattttatgtattttattgtgagatgaaattttaatatttttataataccAAATTGCAAcataacatacaaagaaaaaaaattacatatcttCTTCGTCAGTTTCTGGAACTATAACGAATTCATGTTGTGTTGGCTCAGCTAAACTCATTTGGTTTATACAATAATATGTCACTACAAAATCTAAGGTTTGAGGCAAATGCTTTTGAAGGCCTATCCATTCGCTAACAATTGGATATACTGGATAGGTAGAATCACGATGTATTCTCTGATTTTCAAGTAGTTTCCAGTACTCCTCTTCATCTGCTCCTTGAAAGATAAGATCATCTAATGCATGAAAAAGCtctaatgtttttttcatttctgATATTTTCTTATTCAATTGTTCAATAACTTGTGCTTCATCCCTGAACTTACATATCTAAAATGTCGCGGACAGTGCCTGTGGAACGTTCAAACTATGCTATCGACATAACACCTCATAATCACACCGTTTAGAATATAATTGAGTCCACTGAAGTGTTGCTTCCCAAATAATAAAATCTTCAACTTTAGAAGAGTATGTTTCTCGACAATGATGTGGTCAGCAATTTGTAAATCATGATAAATAGAAATAGCTTTATTTTCTAAGGGACGAATTCAATCATACCATTTTTTTCCCGACAAATCAGTATAGCACCCAAATACTTTTGCAGGATTTTTTGAaatcctctcattttttatttttctaatatcgAACCAACTTTTCTTTGGAGCTTGGCGTAATGTGTTAtaagatgttatattttttttgtatatttgtaATGTGCTATTTATAACATAAAGAATAAAGATATTTGCAGACATTGCGCTAATAAAGTTGTGTTGTCAATTAGAAACATCAGTCTGTCAGTCAAAAGAGAAGTGTACAATTCAAAGTGCATAAATTATGTGCACTATGTAGCTTGTAGGTTGCAGGAGATGTGCCATATAAAATTGTCTTATCAATCAGGGACGTTAATCCGTCAGTCAAAAGAGGAGTGTACAATACAAAGTGCATATATTATGTGCACATTGTAGCTTCTAGGTTGCAGTAGATGTGTTGTGTTATCAATCAGGGACGTCAAGCAGTCAGTTTAAAGAGGGTTGTATAGTACAAAGTGCATATATTATGTACACTATGTAGCCTCTAGGTTGTACTATATATCAATTCTCTCTTTGTATCGTcaatttgtttcaaaatatctagAAAGAATTTTCCTTCAATTTCCTTTATCACCTTCATTTGCTTTTATCACCTTTAATTTTGTGCTCCATGAATTATAATAGAAGGCTTGTTTGTGCCTGTGGGTCTCCTGCAGTTGTTAGAATTTCATGGTCTGATAACAACCCCGAACGTAAATTCCTCGATTGTATGCATTATGGTGtaagtaatttttatattttctatttttatcttttttcttaaaagtaatttttacaactttatttttcatgaactgCAGTCCCTATTTCGCACTCATTGCAACGCATTTGATTGGTATGATCTCGAGTTTCCACGTCAGGCAAATGTTGTGATTTTGGGCTTGTTGAAGAAGACtaacaaacaacaaaaggagCTGAAGGACAAAAAGATCTTAAAGCTAATTTTGAGCATTAGTGTGATATGTAATCTGATGATGTTCATTTATCTTTTGTGCCGTTGAAAGAGAATCGTCTatgtatgatattgtattttgatAGATATAATAGTATTTCTCTGTTGAAGTACAAATATTCTTAACACTGGCCATCCCCTAATATAATTAATTGTGTGTAAAATTTACAAAAATGCATCCTTCACAAGCAGCTTTAGAAAATCCTGTTGGTTGTTGAGGAACATAATACAAAATTTGAAGTTGAGGAACATAATACAACATTTACATGTCATTTGAGCTTGTAGTCTTGTCAGAtcttttaataatgaaataacgaaaaaataattttgaaagttaCATCCATCTAACAAAATTCTGTTGCTGCCAGCAGTATTCATACATATTACTTGCATTTGAATTTCAAACTAAAACAAGAAGAGGCAGCCTGTGCACTAAGCTCCTGCTACAAAATGAAAATTGCTTTTATTAGAAGAGACTTTAATCCTTGGATTACAGGTCCTGTTTCATGTTGTGTACTCTGCATTGACTTTGACATAATCATAACTTAAATTACAGCCCCATTCTAGCCCCAATTTGGATCCCTAGTATACAACAACCTGATTATAGAAAGAAAAGAATCAACAAAATGTACTTTGTAGATAGCTCTAAGTACATAAGCAAACTAATTCACTTCATACCTTCACAAGTGAAGACGAAGCTACTGAACGAGCAATCTTAGTTGCTTCAGCTTCGTTATCAGCACCATCAACTCTCACCTATGTCTAGTAGAGGCGAgcaaagttttaaaaataaaaaaattagggaGAATCTGTGAGTTTACAACATTAAAAGggtgcataatttttatttttataaagtagtaACTTTAAAAGGATGCATAATTAGTTGACATGAAAAGTAAATAGGCACTCCACTTACCTTTAATTTTGCCTCATGATATAAATttattgtaaaaataaaataaggaatttaagaatAATAGAATTGAAATCAGTAAAATTGATTTTAACCCCAAGAAACATATGAAGTAAAAAGTACAAATAACATTCTTAATTTGTTTAAAGGGACAAGTAATATGAAAAGGAGGGAGTATTAAAGGAGTATGACAAATTGTTACCACTTGAACTATGTTTAAGATTTTGAACTACAATGCTTATTTATCATAATGTGGCACCAGATTGTCAGAATTTGGTTGTAGGGAGTAGGGACATATTCATATATTGATAATTGATACTGACTATTTTTCGCTCTTCTCGTCCATCTTTATTCTTTTGCTATAATGAAACTTTGAAATAATTCATGTACCTTGGGTTACGATAGAACATAAATTCACGTTCTCCATCCTTTCTCAGTGTTACAAATGCTAAAGTAGTATGAGCACCTGAATCAAAGTGCATACCATCACTGTTGACGTTGCTCTCCTTCAAAATATCAGCAAGCATGTAACCAAATTCGTCTTCACCAACCTGCTCGTGATTACAAGTTATAAGTACATGTCATAGATGCTTAATATATTTGAAAAGAACTATATTTTTACAATTTATATATCttcaaaaaattctttttgaaatgttatttcattttcacatattttttctattaattttcaCAATCAGCAAAGGACTTATACGAACGAGCCAACTTAGTGCAAAATAAGATTCTTCAACATACATTCAAATTTAAAGAGTGCTATGTAATAACATGCGCTAGTATCTTTCAGAATAAAAATATGGCAATGAAACTTATAACTTGACCAATTTAGAAATAGACCATGTAAACCGCGCTTCAACTGTACAAGGCAAATATTCGCTACTGTTATTTATTACAGGAGATATTTTAGTACAAGTTTCTATACAAAGATCAACAACATCTAACTTTTTCTCTCCAATGGCTCTTCAACTATTTGAAAAACCTTTCAAAAAGGCAGCTGTAACAATGTGGAAGAACAATCAAATAAGGAATTGTTTGAAGTGTAGTAACAGATACTATAGAAATTCAGTAGAGTAAACACTAGTTAGTCATTTACTTATAACTTAGGTTGGTACAGTGAAGGAATCATCACTAGTATAAACAATATCTACCAAcaaaaaatatatgaacaatCAGAACCATACAAAATTAACAAGATAGATCAACTTACTTGTAGTGAATAGCAATGGTACTGATCCTATCAGTGGTAAGACCATCACAATTGAATAATGAAAGAACCTTAAATCCATGAAATGATTTTGTCAAAAACTCCAAACTTTCATCACTAACATTCATTCTCTTCAACCTCAACTCCTCAAGAAAAGGGTACACTTTAGAAAAAACATCAAGCCAAGCCTGAATTACAACACCCCAATTctctgaaaaaaattaaagtcgaAAAATCTTGGTTTTCCTCATCTGGGAATGCTGACTAAGTTAACTAGGATAAATCTACAAAAATTGAGTTAACTAAAAAATCTTGATTTCTTCAAGGTGGGATTCATTTTTTTAGAATCAAAACAGCAAAAGCTCCTCTAGAAACTGTGTTGGCTATAAAAATTATGTATACAACACACaattaattccaaaatataaaaaaactacTTTTCAAGATTTATAAAGGGATGTCACTTCGTTCAGCCTTCTCCACAATCACCTAAATAGCAAGAAGAAATAAGGAAATTGGTTGGATAAAAATCATACTATAAATTTTGTAGCACATCCAGAGAGCATTGCaagaaaatatactaaaattatacaaatattcTGTCAGGGTACTTACATAACTATGTGCCACAACTCCTAAATCATATCGACTCCCGCGGCCTAAGACCCCCATGCGCATCATCGTCTCCATCTATGTTGTCCCTCCTCTTTATAACAGCAACCGGATCAACACAATGCTTGCTTTTACAATTCTTCATATGTGCCAAAACCTACAAACAACAATTACACATAAGTAGATAATGTCAAgctaattatattaaataatttacgAATATTAGTCTATATATTGCAATAATTACCTATGTCTCTTCCGTCACATCCATTGATCCATGAGATGCATCCTGAACAACAGAAGGTgctaaatctgaaatctaaaaaaatacaaaaaaaatgatgtgTTAACATATTATAAATACGAATAgtcattcaaaatttattttttaaaattattaacctatgTGTCAGAGGGAAGCTTTATGACTGTCTGAAAAACCATGTTGAGGTCTGAACCGGATTGGATGACGAGGTGCAAACCAAATCCCGAGACTGCTAAAGAATCtattataagaaaaatagataatcaaaaacacacaaaaaaacatAATGAAGTAATTGTTAATGCTAACCGCCACATCTCCAAACTCTGTAGAGCCAAAGCTCAAACGTAGAGTGCATGTCAAGTCTCAAGAGGGCATGTCATAATATGACTGTGGGTTGGGTTCATCAACCCAAGCAGGTGTAACATATGTCAAGAAATTATGAGACTCGGGCAAGGATGAACAACCTGGCGTAAATGGTGATGAATGAAAAGGCGACGAATGAACTTGATCATGATGTCCAACTGGGTCATCATCTACCGTTGCTTTAGGCTCTGGCTCAAGAGCCGGAAGTAATGGAGCATCTCCTACTCCCTCGTGTAAGAAGACACCATATCCACCTCTATGTCCTTCTCTACGCATAGCTACATCACCACATCCACATCCACGTCCTCCTTTCCCTCGTCCATGCATTTTGAGTGGTTGATGGTAGTGTTCGTCAGGAACTGTAGGCCCCTGAAAGGCCTGATTTGCCTGGTCAAAAGTCC encodes the following:
- the LOC107866124 gene encoding uncharacterized protein LOC107866124, whose protein sequence is MGWYFRCGRLLLDKPTVGGSRYVSIVPSHEAMRRDLKKLYDKVLAWTLSLDSVTREHGVEIANDIRRTFDQANQAFQGPTVPDEHYHQPLKMHGRGKGGRGCGCGDVAMRREGHRGGYGVFLHEGVGDAPLLPALEPEPKATVDDDPVGHHDQVHSSPFHSSPFTPDSLAVSGFGLHLVIQSGSDLNMVFQTVIKLPSDT